Proteins found in one Flavobacterium channae genomic segment:
- a CDS encoding TolC family protein codes for MKKVNLLIVFGMVSSMLQAQDTLSISKNDLLQKVTENNLQIKVAEKSFQSAKADYRQSNALFLPNVNVSHTGILTTNPLMAFGSKLNQEILTASDFNPALLNDPDRTQNFATKIEVQQPLINLDGLYGRQAAKAKMDAFQLQTERTKEYLELEVSKAYMQLQLAYKAVQVLEKANETAQGNLKLVDNYFKNGMLQKTDLLNVQVRVNEISNQLQYAKSNVQNASDYLAFLLNEDMKGKTYKPSESLDNVIAIEAINPTISDSRKDIQAMQKSSEAYKKMFQSSKFGFLPRLNAFGSYELYDQHIFQTSAKGYVVGAQLSWNVFDGYKNIGKTQKAKADFEKAEIETEQYKKQSQLELNKTNRQLVDAENKVNLSQLAFEQSQEAFRIRQNRFKQGLEKTTDLLMAETQMAQKELEHLQAVFEYNFTKQYLQFLTK; via the coding sequence TGCTGAAAAATCATTTCAATCGGCTAAGGCAGATTATCGCCAATCAAATGCGCTTTTCTTGCCTAATGTTAATGTATCGCATACAGGAATTTTAACTACAAATCCATTGATGGCTTTTGGTTCTAAACTAAATCAAGAAATTTTAACAGCATCTGATTTTAATCCAGCATTATTAAATGATCCTGATAGAACTCAAAATTTTGCAACCAAAATAGAAGTACAACAACCCTTAATCAATTTAGATGGTTTGTATGGAAGACAAGCGGCTAAAGCTAAAATGGATGCATTTCAATTGCAAACTGAAAGAACCAAAGAATACTTAGAATTAGAAGTTTCAAAAGCATACATGCAATTACAATTGGCTTATAAAGCAGTTCAAGTCTTAGAAAAAGCAAATGAAACGGCACAAGGGAATTTGAAATTAGTAGACAACTATTTTAAAAACGGAATGTTGCAAAAAACCGATTTGTTAAATGTGCAAGTTCGTGTAAATGAAATTTCAAATCAATTGCAGTATGCGAAATCAAATGTGCAAAATGCTTCAGATTATTTAGCTTTTTTATTGAATGAAGATATGAAAGGTAAAACCTATAAACCTTCAGAAAGTTTAGATAATGTTATTGCTATTGAAGCTATTAATCCAACTATTTCGGATTCTAGAAAAGATATTCAAGCAATGCAAAAATCTTCTGAAGCCTATAAAAAAATGTTTCAATCATCTAAGTTCGGTTTTTTACCAAGATTAAATGCTTTTGGAAGTTACGAATTGTACGATCAACATATTTTTCAAACTTCAGCAAAAGGATATGTTGTAGGAGCACAATTATCTTGGAATGTTTTTGATGGTTATAAAAACATTGGGAAAACTCAAAAAGCAAAAGCTGATTTTGAAAAAGCTGAAATTGAAACAGAACAATACAAAAAACAAAGTCAGTTAGAATTAAATAAAACCAATCGCCAATTAGTAGATGCTGAAAACAAAGTGAATTTATCACAATTGGCATTTGAGCAATCACAAGAAGCGTTTAGAATTCGTCAAAACAGATTCAAACAAGGATTAGAAAAAACAACCGATTTATTAATGGCTGAAACGCAAATGGCGCAAAAAGAATTAGAGCATTTACAAGCGGTTTTTGAATACAACTTTACAAAACAATACTTACAATTTTTAACTAAATAA
- a CDS encoding efflux RND transporter periplasmic adaptor subunit — translation MKKILTILTISSLIFTSCGGDQKENVTNLPAIPVKVAGNSGNSNSPYVTASGKIESENSANLSTRMMGYVTKVNVKVGQNVSAGQLLVSINNTDLQAKKAQVDASITQATAAYNNAKKDYDRFVNLFAQQSASQKELDDMTARYEMAKAGLEAVKQMRNEVMAQFSYSNITAPFSGTVTNTFVKEGDMANPGMPLVSIEGASRLQVTAMVSESDISNVKSGMPVKINVKSLNKEVAGKVSEVSLSAKNTGGQYLVKVTLDKMDKEILSGMFVNVQFPTAKKETTTIKSDVVMIPEYALVKEGQLTGVYTVGSGNVAILRWLRIGKTFGSQVEVLSGLSANEQYIISADGKLFNGAKVIVQ, via the coding sequence ATGAAGAAGATACTAACAATACTAACTATTTCATCTCTAATCTTTACATCTTGTGGAGGTGATCAAAAAGAAAATGTAACTAATTTACCTGCAATTCCAGTAAAAGTAGCGGGTAATTCAGGTAATTCAAATAGTCCGTATGTAACGGCAAGTGGAAAAATAGAATCCGAAAATAGTGCTAATTTAAGTACTAGAATGATGGGTTATGTAACTAAAGTGAATGTAAAAGTGGGACAAAATGTTTCGGCTGGACAACTTTTGGTAAGCATAAACAATACCGATTTACAAGCCAAAAAAGCTCAAGTTGATGCTTCTATTACACAAGCAACAGCAGCTTATAATAATGCTAAAAAAGATTACGATCGTTTTGTGAATTTGTTTGCACAACAATCGGCTTCACAAAAAGAGCTAGACGATATGACTGCACGTTATGAAATGGCTAAAGCGGGTTTAGAAGCAGTCAAACAAATGCGTAATGAAGTGATGGCGCAGTTTTCTTATTCCAACATTACAGCGCCATTTTCTGGGACAGTAACAAATACATTTGTAAAAGAAGGCGATATGGCAAACCCAGGAATGCCTTTAGTAAGTATCGAAGGAGCTTCAAGATTACAAGTAACAGCAATGGTTTCGGAAAGCGATATTTCGAATGTGAAAAGCGGAATGCCTGTAAAAATCAACGTTAAATCCTTAAATAAAGAAGTAGCAGGAAAAGTTTCTGAAGTGAGTTTGTCAGCAAAAAACACAGGTGGACAATATTTGGTAAAAGTAACTTTAGATAAAATGGATAAAGAAATTTTATCAGGAATGTTTGTAAATGTTCAATTTCCAACAGCTAAAAAAGAAACAACTACTATAAAATCTGATGTGGTAATGATTCCAGAATATGCTTTAGTAAAAGAAGGACAATTAACCGGTGTTTATACTGTAGGAAGTGGTAATGTAGCAATTTTAAGATGGTTGCGAATTGGAAAAACATTCGGTAGCCAAGTTGAAGTTTTATCAGGTTTATCTGCAAACGAACAATACATTATTTCAGCGGATGGAAAATTATTTAACGGAGCAAAGGTTATTGTTCAGTAA
- a CDS encoding efflux RND transporter permease subunit: protein MQEGISGKIANFFINSKLTILLMVALMIIGVYSSFLIPREEEPQINVPMADVMVMYPGASPSEIESRVVKPLEKIIGNIKGVEHIHSMAMNGYSMMVVQFYVGENSEDSYVKLYDELMKHRDMFPQGVMQPVVKTRSIDDVPMLGLTLWSEKYDDFQLRQIAEEVTSEVEKVKDVAITKEIGGRTRELKVVLDKDKMAENGVDALSIMQMIQANNGSSQSGSFVQNDAEYLVTTGKFLSTSEDVENLVVGVNNNMPVYLKQVAAIQDGPQTPKNYVSFGYGKANEKFSKFNSEYPAVTISVAKVKGADAMQISEKIITKVESLKKNLIPEDVHVEVSRNYGETASHKVGELLLHLGVAIIAVTVLVMLAMGWRGGLVVFFSVPLTFALTLFSYYLLGYTLNRITLFALVFVVGIVVDDSIIIAENMHRHFKMKRLPFKQAAIYAINEVGNPTILATFTVIAAILPMAFVSGMMGPYMSPMPIGASIAMMLSLFVALTVTPYLGYHLLHEKDEQEHKEEQVLETSWIYKIYKKVEQPLLDNSKKRNLMFVVTVVLLLGSVLMFFTKSVAVKMLPFDNKNEFQVVIDMPEGTTLERTAAVTKEIAQYLSTVPEVVNYQNYIGASAPITFNGLVRHYDMRGGSNMADIQVNLLQKEDRDLQSHDIAKVVRPEVQKIAKKYGANVKIVEVPPGPPVLSTLVAEVYGPDYEEQIKVANQVKTILETTTDVVDTDWMVEAPQVEYKLEVDREKAMLNGIAPQQVVGNLTYLLREMPVSNLYDERSNNPVGITLSLEDKDKTSIEDIQNLKIKGSRGNVVPVSDLVKVTTDTLQNTIYRKDQKRVVYVLADMAGALESPVYAILGMNEKLEKMQLPKGYNVNELYIGSPSDESNFTVKWDGEWQITLEVFRDLGAAFLVVIIVIYMLIVGWFQNFKTPIVMMVAIPLSLVGIVLGHWMLGAFFTATSFIGMIALAGVMVRNSVLLIDFIEIRLNDGIPIKQAIIEAGAVRTTPILLTTGAVVIGASIILFDPIFQGLAISLVAGAIVSTLLTLIVVPLIYYITERKKWEKNN, encoded by the coding sequence ATGCAAGAAGGTATTTCAGGTAAAATAGCCAATTTCTTTATCAACTCTAAACTAACCATTTTATTAATGGTAGCGTTGATGATAATTGGAGTATATAGTTCGTTCTTAATTCCAAGAGAAGAAGAACCGCAGATAAATGTTCCTATGGCCGATGTTATGGTCATGTATCCTGGTGCAAGTCCATCAGAGATTGAAAGTAGAGTTGTAAAACCTTTAGAGAAAATCATTGGTAATATAAAAGGAGTAGAACATATTCATAGTATGGCTATGAACGGCTATTCGATGATGGTAGTGCAATTTTATGTAGGTGAAAACAGTGAGGATTCGTATGTAAAATTATACGATGAATTAATGAAACATCGTGATATGTTTCCTCAAGGAGTAATGCAACCAGTTGTAAAAACGCGTTCTATTGATGATGTTCCAATGTTAGGATTAACACTTTGGAGTGAAAAATATGATGATTTCCAATTACGTCAAATTGCAGAAGAAGTTACTTCGGAAGTTGAAAAGGTAAAAGACGTTGCGATTACGAAAGAAATTGGAGGAAGAACGCGCGAGCTAAAAGTAGTTTTAGATAAAGATAAAATGGCTGAAAACGGTGTGGATGCGTTAAGCATTATGCAAATGATTCAAGCCAATAACGGAAGTTCACAATCGGGTAGTTTTGTGCAAAATGATGCGGAATATTTAGTAACTACGGGTAAGTTTTTATCAACTTCAGAAGATGTAGAAAACTTGGTAGTAGGTGTAAATAACAACATGCCAGTTTACTTAAAACAAGTAGCGGCTATTCAAGACGGACCTCAAACACCTAAAAATTATGTATCTTTTGGATATGGAAAAGCAAATGAGAAATTCTCCAAATTCAATTCGGAATATCCTGCTGTTACCATTTCGGTAGCAAAAGTAAAAGGTGCCGATGCGATGCAGATTTCAGAGAAAATAATTACTAAGGTAGAAAGCTTAAAGAAAAATTTAATTCCCGAAGATGTACATGTTGAAGTTTCCAGAAACTATGGAGAAACAGCATCTCACAAAGTAGGAGAGTTGTTATTACATTTAGGTGTTGCTATTATTGCGGTAACGGTTTTGGTAATGTTAGCCATGGGTTGGAGAGGCGGATTAGTGGTCTTCTTCTCTGTTCCTTTGACCTTTGCTTTAACTTTATTTAGTTATTATTTATTAGGATATACGTTAAATAGAATCACGCTTTTTGCTTTGGTATTCGTAGTTGGTATTGTAGTCGACGACAGTATTATTATTGCCGAAAACATGCACCGTCATTTCAAAATGAAGCGACTGCCATTCAAACAAGCTGCCATTTATGCGATTAACGAAGTTGGAAACCCAACAATTTTAGCAACGTTTACTGTAATTGCGGCTATCTTACCTATGGCTTTTGTTTCTGGAATGATGGGGCCTTACATGAGTCCAATGCCAATTGGAGCTTCTATTGCCATGATGTTATCATTGTTTGTAGCATTGACCGTTACACCATATTTGGGTTACCATTTATTACATGAAAAAGACGAGCAAGAACATAAAGAAGAACAAGTTTTGGAAACATCTTGGATTTATAAAATCTATAAAAAAGTAGAACAACCGCTTTTAGATAATTCTAAAAAACGTAATTTGATGTTCGTCGTTACCGTTGTTCTTTTATTGGGTTCCGTATTGATGTTCTTTACCAAATCTGTAGCTGTTAAAATGTTACCTTTTGATAATAAAAACGAATTCCAAGTGGTAATTGATATGCCAGAAGGAACTACATTAGAAAGAACGGCTGCAGTTACTAAAGAAATTGCGCAATATCTTTCAACTGTTCCAGAAGTGGTGAACTATCAAAATTACATAGGAGCTTCTGCTCCGATAACCTTTAACGGTTTGGTACGTCATTACGATATGCGTGGTGGAAGCAACATGGCGGATATTCAAGTAAACTTACTACAAAAAGAAGATCGCGATTTACAAAGTCACGATATCGCAAAAGTAGTACGTCCAGAAGTGCAAAAAATTGCTAAAAAATATGGTGCGAATGTAAAAATTGTGGAAGTTCCACCTGGACCACCAGTTTTATCTACTTTAGTGGCGGAGGTTTACGGACCTGATTATGAAGAGCAAATTAAAGTAGCGAATCAAGTGAAAACCATTTTAGAAACTACTACAGATGTGGTTGATACCGATTGGATGGTAGAAGCGCCTCAAGTAGAATATAAATTAGAGGTGGATAGAGAAAAAGCCATGTTGAATGGAATTGCTCCGCAACAAGTTGTTGGTAATTTGACATATTTGTTAAGAGAAATGCCTGTTTCTAATTTGTATGATGAGCGTTCGAATAATCCAGTAGGTATTACATTATCGTTGGAAGATAAAGACAAAACTTCGATTGAAGATATTCAAAATTTGAAAATCAAAGGAAGTCGTGGTAACGTGGTTCCAGTGAGTGATTTGGTAAAAGTTACTACCGACACTTTACAAAATACGATTTATAGAAAAGATCAAAAACGAGTGGTATATGTTTTAGCCGATATGGCAGGAGCCTTAGAAAGTCCGGTATATGCAATTTTAGGAATGAATGAGAAGTTGGAAAAAATGCAATTACCAAAAGGCTATAATGTAAACGAATTGTATATCGGTTCACCATCAGACGAAAGTAATTTTACTGTAAAATGGGATGGAGAATGGCAAATTACCTTAGAGGTGTTCCGTGATTTAGGAGCAGCGTTCTTAGTCGTAATTATTGTGATTTATATGTTGATTGTAGGTTGGTTCCAAAACTTCAAAACACCAATTGTAATGATGGTTGCGATTCCACTTTCTTTAGTTGGAATTGTATTAGGACATTGGATGTTAGGAGCGTTTTTTACTGCTACATCATTTATTGGAATGATTGCGTTGGCTGGAGTAATGGTACGAAATTCGGTCTTACTGATTGACTTTATCGAAATCCGTTTGAACGATGGAATTCCGATCAAACAAGCTATCATTGAAGCGGGAGCCGTTAGAACAACCCCAATTTTATTAACGACTGGAGCAGTAGTAATCGGAGCCTCAATCATTTTGTTTGACCCAATTTTCCAAGGATTAGCGATTTCGTTAGTCGCAGGAGCGATTGTTTCAACATTACTGACATTGATTGTAGTGCCATTGATTTACTATATCACGGAACGTAAAAAATGGGAGAAAAATAATTAA
- a CDS encoding YgaP family membrane protein, protein MNNSMINRLIRAIAGTFIILSVLLGMYVNENWYWFTIFVGANLLQSSFTKWCLMEDVLRKVFKIQD, encoded by the coding sequence ATAAATAATAGTATGATAAACAGATTAATAAGAGCAATTGCAGGAACATTTATTATTTTAAGTGTTCTTTTAGGAATGTATGTCAACGAAAATTGGTATTGGTTTACTATTTTCGTGGGAGCTAATTTACTTCAATCTTCATTTACTAAATGGTGTTTAATGGAAGATGTTTTAAGAAAAGTTTTTAAAATTCAAGATTAA